The following are encoded together in the Streptomyces sp. NBC_01465 genome:
- the pgi gene encoding glucose-6-phosphate isomerase — translation MNAEGRTKLNQMPEWTALGKHREQLGETHLRELFDADPGRGSGWTLQVGDLYLDYSKHLVTDETLGLLRELAAATGVAELRDAMFRGEKINTTEDRAVLHTALRAPRGAVVEVDGENVVPGVHAVLDKMAGFSERVRSGEWTGHTGKRIKNVVNIGIGGSDLGPAMAYEALRSFTDRGLTVRFVSNVDGADLHEAVRDLDAAETLFIIASKTFTTIETITNATSARNWLLTELKADQDAVAKHFVALSTNAEKVSDFGIDTANMFEFWDWVGGRYSFDSAIGLSLMIAIGPEAFREMLDGFHLVDEHFRTAPAEENVPLLLGLLGVWYGAFFDAQSHAVLPYSHYLSKFTAYLQQLDMESNGKSVDRDGNPVQWQTGPVVWGTPGTNGQHAYYQLIHQGTKVIPADFIAFARPVADLQPGLVAQHDLLMANFFAQTQALAFGKTPEEVRAEGVAEELVPHKTFKGNHPTTTILAENLTPSVLGQLIALYEHKVFVQGAIWNIDSFDQWGVELGKVLAKKVEPVLVEGTGGEQLDSSTAALVSKYRALRGR, via the coding sequence ATGAACGCAGAAGGCCGCACCAAGCTCAACCAGATGCCCGAGTGGACTGCCTTGGGCAAGCACCGGGAGCAGCTGGGCGAGACCCATCTGCGGGAGCTGTTCGACGCCGATCCGGGCCGCGGCAGCGGCTGGACCCTGCAGGTCGGCGACCTGTATCTCGACTACTCCAAGCACCTGGTGACCGACGAGACGCTCGGCCTGCTCCGTGAGCTGGCCGCGGCGACCGGGGTCGCGGAGCTGCGGGACGCCATGTTCCGCGGCGAGAAGATCAACACCACCGAGGACCGTGCCGTCCTGCACACCGCGCTGCGCGCCCCGCGCGGTGCCGTGGTCGAGGTGGACGGGGAGAACGTCGTCCCGGGCGTGCACGCCGTGCTCGACAAGATGGCCGGCTTCTCGGAGCGGGTCAGGTCGGGGGAGTGGACCGGGCACACCGGCAAGCGCATCAAGAACGTCGTCAACATCGGCATCGGGGGCTCCGACCTCGGTCCCGCGATGGCGTACGAGGCGCTGCGCTCCTTCACCGACCGCGGGCTCACGGTCCGCTTCGTCTCCAACGTCGACGGCGCCGATCTCCACGAGGCCGTACGGGACTTGGACGCGGCCGAGACGCTGTTCATCATCGCGTCCAAGACCTTCACCACCATCGAGACCATCACCAACGCCACCTCCGCGCGCAATTGGCTCCTCACCGAGCTGAAGGCCGATCAGGACGCCGTCGCCAAGCACTTCGTGGCGCTGTCGACCAACGCCGAGAAGGTCTCCGACTTCGGCATCGACACGGCGAACATGTTCGAGTTCTGGGACTGGGTCGGCGGGCGGTACTCCTTCGACTCCGCCATCGGCCTCTCGCTGATGATCGCCATCGGCCCGGAGGCCTTCCGCGAGATGCTCGACGGCTTCCACCTCGTCGACGAGCACTTCCGCACCGCCCCCGCCGAGGAGAACGTGCCGCTGCTGCTCGGCCTGCTGGGCGTCTGGTACGGGGCGTTCTTCGACGCCCAGTCGCACGCGGTCCTGCCGTACTCGCACTACCTCTCCAAGTTCACGGCCTACCTCCAGCAGCTCGACATGGAGTCCAACGGCAAGTCCGTCGACCGCGACGGCAACCCGGTCCAGTGGCAGACCGGGCCGGTCGTCTGGGGCACGCCGGGCACCAACGGGCAGCATGCGTACTACCAGTTGATCCACCAGGGCACCAAGGTGATCCCGGCGGACTTCATCGCCTTCGCCCGCCCGGTCGCCGACCTCCAGCCCGGACTGGTCGCCCAGCACGACCTGCTGATGGCCAACTTCTTCGCCCAGACGCAGGCCCTGGCCTTCGGCAAGACGCCCGAGGAGGTACGGGCCGAGGGCGTGGCCGAGGAGCTCGTGCCGCACAAGACGTTCAAGGGCAACCACCCGACGACCACGATCCTGGCGGAGAACCTCACCCCGTCCGTGCTCGGCCAGCTGATCGCACTGTACGAGCACAAGGTGTTCGTCCAGGGCGCCATCTGGAACATCGACTCCTTCGACCAGTGGGGAGTCGAGCTCGGCAAGGTCCTCGCCAAGAAGGTCGAGCCGGTCCTGGTCGAGGGCACCGGCGGCGAGCAGCTGGACAGTTCCACCGCGGCGCTTGTCTCGAAGTACCGCGCTCTGCGCGGCCGTTGA
- the tal gene encoding transaldolase, producing MTDALKRLSDEGVAIWLDDLSRKRITSGNLAELIDESHVVGVTTNPSIFQKAISSGDGYEQQLTDLAARKVTVEEAIRMITTADVRDAADILRPVFDSSAGQDGRVSIEVDPRLAHNTAATVAEAKQLAWLVDRPNTLIKIPATKAGLPAITEVIGKGISVNVTLIFSLERYREVMDAYLAGLEKAKAAGLDLSKIHSVASFFVSRVDTEIDKRLDGLGTDEAKGLKGKAALANARLAYEAYEEVFASVRWAALDKAQANKQRPLWASTGVKDPSYKDTLYVDDLVAPNTVNTMPEATLEATADHGQITGNTIAGTYEQARAELDAVEKLGISYDDVVQLLEDEGVEKFEAAWIDLLKSTEAELKRLAPSEG from the coding sequence ATGACAGACGCACTCAAGCGCCTCTCCGACGAAGGCGTCGCGATCTGGCTCGACGACCTGTCGCGCAAGCGCATCACGTCCGGCAATCTGGCCGAGCTGATCGACGAGAGCCACGTGGTGGGTGTCACCACCAACCCGTCGATCTTCCAGAAGGCGATCTCGAGCGGTGACGGTTACGAGCAGCAGCTCACCGACCTCGCCGCCCGCAAGGTCACCGTCGAAGAAGCCATCCGCATGATCACGACGGCTGACGTGAGGGACGCCGCCGACATCCTGCGCCCGGTCTTCGACTCCTCGGCCGGCCAGGACGGCCGGGTCTCCATCGAGGTCGACCCGCGCCTGGCCCACAACACGGCGGCCACGGTCGCCGAGGCCAAGCAGCTGGCCTGGCTGGTGGACCGCCCGAACACGCTCATCAAGATCCCGGCGACGAAGGCCGGCCTGCCGGCGATCACCGAGGTCATCGGCAAGGGCATCAGCGTCAACGTCACGCTGATCTTCTCGCTGGAGCGCTACCGCGAGGTCATGGACGCCTACCTGGCGGGCCTGGAGAAGGCGAAGGCCGCGGGCCTCGACCTCTCCAAGATCCACTCGGTGGCCTCCTTCTTCGTGTCCCGTGTGGACACCGAGATCGACAAGCGCCTCGACGGCCTGGGCACCGACGAGGCCAAGGGCCTCAAGGGCAAGGCGGCGCTGGCCAACGCGCGGCTCGCGTACGAGGCGTACGAAGAGGTCTTCGCCTCCGTGCGCTGGGCGGCCCTGGACAAGGCGCAGGCCAACAAGCAGCGTCCGCTGTGGGCCTCGACCGGCGTCAAGGACCCGTCGTACAAGGACACGCTGTACGTCGACGACCTCGTCGCGCCCAACACGGTGAACACCATGCCGGAGGCGACCCTCGAGGCCACCGCCGACCACGGCCAGATCACCGGCAACACCATCGCCGGCACGTACGAGCAGGCCCGCGCCGAGCTCGACGCCGTCGAGAAGCTCGGGATCAGTTACGACGACGTCGTACAGCTCCTGGAGGACGAGGGCGTCGAGAAGTTCGAGGCGGCCTGGATTGACCTGCTCAAGTCGACCGAGGCAGAGCTCAAGCGCCTCGCCCCCTCGGAGGGCTGA
- the opcA gene encoding glucose-6-phosphate dehydrogenase assembly protein OpcA, with amino-acid sequence MKIDLTETTASKVNKALVQGRRAIGTPAVGMVLTLVIVTDEENAYDALKAANDASREHPSRTLVVIKRVSRSPRDRAKARLDAEVRVGSDAGTGETVVLRLYGEVLHHAQSVVLPLLLPDAPVVVWWPVNAPLDPAKDPLGALAQRRVTDSYAAEQPIHELTARAATYTPGDTDLSWSRITPWRSMLAAALDQVAAKITAVEVEGEEFNPSCELLAMWLAERLGVPVRRTISAGPGLTAVRLESDHGPIVLDRADGSLATLSMQGQPDRAVALKRRETSELLAEELRRLDPDDTYAAALAYGVDRLGETSAAAVPAESDEKPVVSEAQSVAAKKTAAKKAAPAKRAASK; translated from the coding sequence ATGAAAATCGACCTGACCGAAACCACGGCCAGCAAGGTCAACAAGGCCCTCGTGCAGGGGCGCCGCGCGATCGGCACCCCGGCCGTCGGCATGGTGCTGACCCTCGTCATCGTCACCGACGAGGAGAACGCCTACGACGCGCTCAAGGCCGCCAACGACGCCTCGCGCGAGCACCCTTCGCGCACCCTGGTCGTCATCAAGCGGGTCTCGCGCTCGCCGCGCGACCGCGCCAAGGCGCGCCTCGACGCCGAGGTGCGGGTGGGCTCGGACGCGGGCACCGGTGAGACGGTCGTCCTGCGGCTGTACGGCGAAGTCCTGCACCACGCCCAGTCGGTGGTCCTGCCGCTGCTGCTGCCCGATGCCCCCGTGGTCGTCTGGTGGCCGGTGAACGCACCGCTGGACCCGGCGAAGGACCCGCTCGGTGCACTGGCCCAGCGCCGTGTCACCGACTCGTACGCCGCCGAGCAGCCGATCCACGAGCTGACCGCGCGCGCCGCGACGTACACCCCGGGCGACACCGACCTGTCGTGGTCGCGCATCACCCCGTGGCGTTCGATGCTCGCCGCTGCCCTTGACCAGGTGGCCGCGAAGATCACCGCGGTCGAGGTGGAGGGCGAGGAGTTCAATCCGAGCTGCGAGCTGCTCGCCATGTGGCTGGCCGAGCGCCTCGGCGTTCCGGTACGCCGCACGATCTCGGCGGGCCCCGGACTCACGGCCGTACGGCTGGAGTCGGACCACGGCCCGATCGTCCTCGACCGTGCCGACGGCTCGCTGGCCACGCTCTCCATGCAGGGCCAGCCGGACCGTGCGGTGGCGCTGAAGCGGCGCGAGACCTCGGAGCTGCTCGCCGAGGAGCTGCGCCGGCTCGACCCGGACGACACCTATGCGGCCGCGCTGGCGTACGGCGTCGACCGGCTGGGCGAGACCAGTGCCGCGGCGGTGCCGGCCGAGTCCGACGAGAAGCCTGTCGTCTCCGAGGCCCAGTCCGTCGCGGCGAAGAAGACCGCCGCGAAGAAGGCTGCTCCGGCCAAGAGGGCGGCGTCGAAGTGA
- a CDS encoding RNA polymerase-binding protein RbpA, with protein MGEAERGESAPRLRISFWCSNGHETQPSFASDAQVPETWDCPRCGFPAGQDRDNPPDPPRTEPYKTHLAYVRERRSDADGEAILAEALAKLRGEI; from the coding sequence ATGGGTGAGGCCGAGCGGGGCGAGTCCGCGCCGCGTCTCCGCATCTCCTTCTGGTGCTCGAACGGGCACGAGACGCAGCCGAGCTTCGCCAGCGACGCACAGGTTCCGGAGACTTGGGACTGCCCGCGCTGCGGGTTCCCGGCCGGCCAGGACCGCGACAACCCGCCGGACCCGCCGCGCACCGAGCCGTACAAGACGCACCTCGCGTACGTACGGGAGCGGCGCAGCGATGCGGACGGCGAGGCGATCCTCGCCGAGGCACTCGCGAAGCTGCGGGGCGAGATCTAA
- the tpiA gene encoding triose-phosphate isomerase codes for MSTTRTPLMAGNWKMNLNHLEAIAHVQKLAFALADKDYDAVEVAVLPPFTDLRSVQTLVDGDKLKIKYGAQDISAQDSGAYTGEISGPMLAKLKCTYVAVGHSERRQYHAENDEVCNAKVKAAYKHGLTPILCVGEGLDIRKAGNQVAYTLAQLDGGLKDIPAEQAESIVIAYEPVWAIGTGEVATPEDAQEVCGAIRVRLAELYSQELADAVRIQYGGSVKSGNVAAIMAQPDVDGALIGGAALDAEEFVKIVRFRDQ; via the coding sequence ATGAGCACCACCCGCACCCCGCTGATGGCGGGCAACTGGAAGATGAACCTCAACCACCTCGAGGCCATCGCCCACGTCCAGAAGCTCGCGTTCGCGCTCGCCGACAAGGACTACGACGCCGTAGAGGTCGCGGTCCTGCCGCCCTTCACCGACCTGCGCTCCGTGCAGACCCTGGTCGACGGCGACAAGCTCAAGATCAAGTACGGCGCCCAGGACATCTCGGCGCAGGACTCCGGTGCGTACACCGGTGAGATCTCGGGCCCGATGCTGGCCAAGCTGAAGTGCACGTACGTGGCCGTCGGCCACAGCGAGCGCCGCCAGTACCACGCCGAGAACGACGAGGTCTGCAACGCCAAGGTGAAGGCCGCGTACAAGCACGGCCTGACCCCGATCCTCTGCGTCGGCGAGGGCCTGGACATCCGCAAGGCCGGAAACCAGGTCGCCTACACCCTCGCGCAGCTCGACGGCGGCCTGAAGGACATCCCGGCCGAGCAGGCCGAGTCCATCGTCATCGCCTACGAGCCGGTCTGGGCGATCGGCACCGGCGAGGTCGCCACCCCCGAGGACGCTCAGGAGGTCTGCGGGGCGATCCGCGTCCGTCTTGCCGAGCTGTACTCGCAGGAGCTGGCCGACGCGGTCCGTATCCAGTACGGCGGCAGCGTCAAGTCCGGCAACGTCGCGGCGATCATGGCGCAGCCCGACGTGGACGGCGCCCTGATCGGCGGCGCGGCGCTCGACGCCGAAGAGTTCGTCAAGATCGTCCGCTTCCGCGACCAGTGA
- a CDS encoding MFS transporter encodes MTTAVAEVRAPAWRGGFGRLWSAAVVSKFGDSLRTAAMPLLAASLTRDPVLVSLVTVCGYLPWLLFGLLGGAIADRVDQRRAMWSVDLVRGALMAGFAVAVGLGHASIALLIALAFALTTLQTLFDNAATALLPSLVPTDALGSANARLMTAQQIVGGFVAAPLVPVLLVAGAAVPYAVDASSYVLAAALVASLRLAAPERPPRAAGATLRGDIAEGIRVLWHDRTLRALCVATTLCNIGMGALIATLVLQVTGWLGAAQAGYAAAITGYGAGSLLGGLLARRLAERIGRMRSVFAAGTVQCCCLAAMGTVRELWVTIAAMAVFGICGMVWNVNQVTLMQQRSPEAMVGRISSAFRTLSTGGAPVGALIGGFVAAAWGLNTPALMAAGLFVAAVASLARQIL; translated from the coding sequence GTGACAACAGCGGTTGCAGAGGTGAGGGCGCCGGCCTGGCGCGGGGGGTTCGGGCGGCTGTGGAGCGCGGCCGTCGTCTCCAAGTTCGGCGACTCGCTGCGCACCGCCGCGATGCCGCTGCTCGCCGCCTCGTTGACGCGCGACCCGGTTCTGGTGTCGTTGGTGACGGTCTGCGGCTATCTGCCCTGGCTGCTGTTCGGGCTGCTCGGCGGTGCGATCGCCGACCGGGTGGACCAGCGGCGGGCCATGTGGTCCGTCGACCTGGTGCGGGGCGCGCTGATGGCCGGCTTCGCGGTGGCGGTGGGTCTGGGCCATGCGTCGATCGCCCTGCTGATCGCGCTGGCCTTCGCGCTCACCACCCTCCAGACGCTCTTCGACAACGCCGCGACCGCCCTGCTGCCCTCCCTGGTGCCCACGGACGCACTGGGCAGCGCCAATGCCCGGCTGATGACCGCACAGCAGATCGTGGGCGGCTTCGTGGCCGCACCGCTGGTGCCGGTGCTCCTGGTGGCGGGCGCGGCCGTGCCGTACGCCGTCGACGCCTCCTCGTACGTCCTGGCGGCCGCCCTGGTCGCCTCCCTGCGCCTCGCGGCCCCCGAGCGGCCGCCCAGGGCCGCGGGAGCCACCCTGCGCGGGGACATCGCCGAGGGGATACGGGTGCTGTGGCACGACAGGACGCTGCGCGCGCTCTGTGTCGCGACCACGCTCTGCAACATCGGCATGGGCGCCCTCATCGCCACGCTGGTCCTCCAGGTCACGGGGTGGCTCGGGGCCGCACAGGCCGGTTATGCGGCGGCCATCACCGGATACGGGGCGGGCAGCCTGCTCGGCGGGCTCCTGGCGCGCAGGCTCGCGGAGCGCATCGGGCGGATGCGGAGCGTCTTCGCCGCAGGGACGGTCCAGTGCTGCTGCCTGGCGGCCATGGGAACCGTCCGCGAGCTCTGGGTAACGATCGCGGCCATGGCGGTGTTCGGAATATGCGGGATGGTGTGGAACGTGAACCAGGTGACGCTGATGCAGCAGCGCAGCCCGGAGGCGATGGTCGGCCGGATCAGCTCGGCCTTTCGTACGCTCTCGACGGGCGGAGCCCCGGTCGGTGCGCTGATCGGCGGCTTCGTGGCCGCCGCCTGGGGACTGAACACACCCGCCCTCATGGCGGCCGGCCTCTTCGTGGCTGCCGTCGCGTCACTTGCACGTCAGATCCTTTAG
- the zwf gene encoding glucose-6-phosphate dehydrogenase, with product MSSSNPLRDAADRRLPRIAGPSGLVIFGVTGDLSRKKLMPAVYDLANRGLLPPGFSLIGFARREWQDEDFAQEVHDSVKEHARTPFREEVWQQLIQGMRFVQGTFDDDNAFEQLKATIQELDKAQGTGGNFAFYLSVPPKFFPSVVQQLKKHGLADQKEGSWRRAVIEKPFGHNLESAQELNKVVHEVFPPHEVFRIDHYLGKETVQNILALRFANTLFEPIWNRSYVDHVQITMAEDIGIGGRAGYYDGIGAARDVIQNHLLQLLALTAMEEPASFDADALVAEKTKVLGAVKLPKDLGKETVRGQYAAGWQGGEKAVGYLQEDGIDPKSKTDTYAAVKLEIDNRRWAGVPFYLRTGKRLGRRVTEIAVVFQRAPHSPFDHTATEELGQNAIVIRVQPDEGITMRFGSKVPGTAMEIRDVSMDFAYGESFTESSPEAYERLILDVLLGDSNLFPRLEEVETSWRILDPIEEYWDAHGKPAQYESGTWGPVEADEMLARDGRSWRRP from the coding sequence TTGTCAAGCAGCAATCCGCTGCGTGACGCCGCGGACCGACGGCTCCCGCGTATCGCGGGGCCGTCGGGCCTGGTGATCTTTGGCGTCACGGGCGATTTGTCCCGTAAAAAGTTGATGCCCGCCGTCTACGACCTCGCCAACCGCGGGCTGCTCCCGCCGGGCTTCTCGCTCATCGGGTTCGCCCGCCGCGAGTGGCAGGACGAGGACTTCGCGCAGGAGGTGCACGACTCCGTCAAGGAGCACGCGCGCACCCCCTTCCGCGAGGAGGTCTGGCAGCAGCTCATCCAGGGGATGCGCTTCGTCCAGGGCACGTTCGACGACGACAACGCGTTCGAGCAGCTCAAGGCGACCATCCAGGAGCTCGACAAGGCGCAGGGCACGGGCGGCAACTTCGCCTTCTACCTGTCCGTCCCGCCGAAGTTCTTCCCCTCCGTCGTCCAGCAGCTGAAGAAGCACGGGCTGGCCGACCAGAAGGAAGGCTCCTGGCGCCGCGCGGTCATCGAGAAGCCCTTCGGTCACAACCTCGAGAGCGCCCAGGAGCTCAACAAGGTCGTGCACGAGGTCTTCCCGCCGCACGAGGTCTTCCGTATCGACCACTACCTCGGCAAGGAGACCGTCCAGAACATCCTGGCGCTCCGCTTCGCCAACACCCTGTTCGAGCCGATCTGGAACAGGTCGTACGTCGACCACGTCCAGATCACCATGGCGGAGGACATCGGCATCGGCGGCCGTGCCGGGTACTACGACGGCATCGGCGCAGCCCGTGACGTCATCCAGAACCACCTCCTCCAACTGCTCGCGCTGACCGCGATGGAGGAGCCCGCCTCCTTCGACGCCGACGCGCTGGTCGCGGAGAAGACCAAGGTCCTCGGCGCTGTGAAGCTGCCCAAGGACCTCGGCAAGGAGACGGTGCGCGGCCAGTACGCGGCCGGCTGGCAGGGCGGCGAGAAGGCCGTCGGCTACCTCCAGGAAGACGGCATCGACCCCAAGTCGAAGACCGACACCTACGCCGCGGTCAAGCTGGAGATCGACAACCGTCGCTGGGCGGGCGTCCCGTTCTATCTCCGTACGGGCAAGCGCCTCGGCCGCCGCGTCACCGAGATCGCGGTCGTCTTCCAGCGCGCCCCGCACTCCCCCTTCGACCACACGGCGACGGAGGAGCTGGGCCAGAACGCGATCGTCATCCGCGTCCAGCCCGACGAGGGCATCACGATGCGCTTCGGCTCCAAGGTGCCCGGCACCGCGATGGAGATCCGGGACGTGTCGATGGACTTCGCGTACGGCGAGTCCTTCACCGAGTCCAGCCCCGAGGCGTACGAGCGGCTCATCCTCGATGTGCTCCTCGGCGACTCCAACCTCTTCCCGCGGCTGGAGGAGGTCGAGACCTCCTGGCGCATCCTCGACCCGATCGAGGAGTACTGGGACGCCCACGGCAAGCCCGCGCAGTACGAGTCGGGCACCTGGGGACCTGTCGAGGCGGACGAAATGCTCGCACGAGACGGACGGAGCTGGCGGCGCCCATGA
- the secG gene encoding preprotein translocase subunit SecG: MGFSIALIVFSLLLMLLVLMHKGKGGGLSDMFGGGMQSSVGGSSVAERNLDRITVVVGLLWFACIVVLGLVMKLDS, encoded by the coding sequence ATGGGCTTCTCGATCGCCCTGATTGTCTTCAGCCTGCTGCTGATGCTGCTCGTGCTGATGCACAAGGGGAAGGGCGGCGGTCTTTCCGACATGTTCGGTGGCGGAATGCAGTCGTCCGTCGGCGGCTCCTCGGTCGCCGAGCGCAACCTCGACCGCATCACCGTGGTGGTGGGTCTGCTCTGGTTCGCGTGCATTGTCGTACTGGGTCTGGTCATGAAGCTCGACAGCTGA
- the pgl gene encoding 6-phosphogluconolactonase: MSAVPQLVVHRDKELMAQATAARLITKILDAQASRGSASVVLTGGRNGNGLLAALASSPARDAIDWSRLDLWWGDERFLPEGDPERNVTQAREALLDAVPLDPKRVHAMAASDGEFGNDVEAAAAAYAAELAAAAGPEDHGPVPTFDVLMLGVGPDTHVASLFPELPAVRETERTVVGVHGAPKPPPVRISLTLPAIRAAREVWLLAAGADKAGAAAVALSGAGEIQAPAAGAYGRSRTLWLLDSAAASELPPQLYPPTA; the protein is encoded by the coding sequence GTGAGTGCTGTTCCGCAACTTGTCGTCCACCGCGACAAGGAGCTGATGGCGCAGGCCACGGCGGCCCGGCTGATCACGAAGATCCTGGACGCCCAGGCTTCGCGCGGCTCGGCGTCCGTGGTCCTCACGGGCGGCCGCAACGGCAACGGTCTGCTGGCCGCCCTGGCCTCCTCGCCGGCCCGGGACGCGATCGACTGGTCGCGCCTGGACCTGTGGTGGGGCGACGAGCGGTTCCTGCCCGAGGGCGATCCGGAGCGCAATGTCACGCAGGCCCGTGAGGCCCTGCTGGACGCCGTTCCGCTCGACCCGAAGCGGGTGCACGCGATGGCGGCCTCCGACGGCGAGTTCGGCAACGACGTGGAGGCCGCGGCCGCCGCGTACGCCGCCGAACTGGCCGCCGCGGCGGGCCCGGAAGACCATGGTCCGGTCCCGACGTTCGATGTTCTGATGCTGGGGGTCGGCCCGGACACGCATGTGGCCTCGCTCTTCCCCGAGCTCCCTGCCGTACGGGAGACCGAGCGCACCGTGGTCGGTGTGCACGGCGCCCCGAAGCCGCCGCCCGTCCGCATCTCGCTGACGCTGCCCGCCATCCGGGCGGCGCGTGAGGTATGGCTGCTGGCGGCGGGTGCGGACAAGGCGGGGGCGGCAGCTGTCGCCCTGTCCGGCGCCGGGGAGATCCAGGCGCCCGCAGCGGGTGCGTACGGCCGCAGCAGGACGCTGTGGCTGCTGGACTCGGCAGCGGCTTCCGAACTGCCGCCGCAGCTCTACCCGCCGACCGCCTAG
- the tkt gene encoding transketolase, which produces MSTKPTTTDLEWTELDQRAVDTARVLAADAVQKVGNGHPGTAMSLAPAAYTLFQKVMRHDPADADWTGRDRFVLSAGHSSLTLYTQLYLAGFGLELDDLKAFRTWGSKTPGHPEYGHTTGVETTTGPLGQGVANAVGMAMAARYERGLFDPEAAQGTSPFDHFVYAIAGDGCLQEGISAEASSMAGHQKLGNLVLLWDDNHISIEGDTETAVSEDTVKRYEAYGWHVQRVAPKPDGDLDPEALYNAIEAAKAVTDKPSFIAMRSIIAWPAPNAQNTEAAHGSALGDDEVAATKRVLGFDPEKTFEVSEAVIGHTREALDRGREAKAEWEKSFAAWRTANPERAAEFDRINAGELPAGWEEKLPSFETGKAVATRAASGKILQALGAVIPELWGGSADLAGSNNTTIDKTSSFLPAGNPLPEADPYGRTIHFGIREHSMAAEMNGIALHGHTRIYGGTFLVFSDYMRNAVRLSALMHLPVTYVWTHDSIGLGEDGPTHQPVEHIASLRAIPGLNVVRPADANETAIAWREILRRGKKDFGKSAPHGLALTRQGVPTYDANEDAAKGGYVLFDADGGEPQVVLIGTGSEVQLAVEAREQLQAAGVPTRVVSMPCVEWFDAQDQGYRDSVIPPSVKARVAVEAGIGLTWHRFVGDAGRIVSLEHFGASADAKVLFREFGFTADAVASAARESIAAAQR; this is translated from the coding sequence GTGAGCACCAAGCCGACCACCACAGACCTCGAGTGGACCGAATTGGACCAGCGGGCCGTTGACACGGCACGCGTCCTGGCCGCGGACGCCGTACAGAAGGTCGGCAACGGCCATCCCGGTACGGCCATGAGCCTGGCCCCGGCCGCCTACACCCTCTTCCAGAAGGTGATGCGGCACGACCCGGCGGACGCCGACTGGACCGGCCGCGACCGGTTCGTCCTCTCTGCGGGACACTCGTCCCTGACCCTCTACACCCAGCTGTACCTGGCCGGTTTCGGCCTGGAGCTGGACGACCTGAAGGCCTTCCGCACCTGGGGCTCCAAGACCCCCGGTCACCCGGAGTACGGCCACACCACGGGCGTCGAGACGACCACCGGGCCGCTCGGCCAGGGTGTCGCCAACGCCGTGGGCATGGCGATGGCCGCCCGCTACGAGCGCGGCCTGTTCGACCCGGAGGCCGCCCAGGGCACCTCCCCGTTCGACCACTTCGTCTACGCCATCGCCGGTGACGGCTGCCTCCAGGAGGGCATCTCCGCGGAGGCGTCCTCGATGGCCGGGCACCAGAAGCTCGGCAACCTCGTCCTTCTCTGGGACGACAACCACATCTCGATCGAGGGCGACACGGAGACCGCGGTCTCCGAGGACACCGTGAAGCGCTACGAGGCGTACGGCTGGCACGTCCAGCGCGTGGCGCCCAAGCCGGACGGCGACCTCGACCCCGAGGCCCTGTACAACGCGATCGAGGCCGCGAAGGCGGTGACGGACAAGCCGTCCTTCATCGCGATGCGCTCGATCATCGCCTGGCCCGCCCCGAACGCCCAGAACACCGAGGCCGCGCACGGCTCGGCGCTCGGCGACGACGAAGTCGCGGCCACGAAGCGCGTGCTCGGCTTCGACCCGGAGAAGACCTTCGAGGTCTCCGAGGCGGTCATCGGCCACACCCGTGAGGCGCTCGACCGCGGCCGCGAGGCCAAGGCCGAGTGGGAGAAGTCCTTCGCCGCCTGGCGCACCGCCAACCCGGAGCGCGCAGCCGAGTTCGACCGCATCAACGCGGGCGAGCTCCCGGCGGGCTGGGAGGAGAAGCTCCCCTCCTTCGAGACCGGCAAGGCCGTCGCGACGCGTGCCGCGTCCGGCAAGATCCTGCAGGCGCTCGGTGCGGTCATCCCCGAGCTGTGGGGCGGCTCCGCCGACCTCGCGGGCTCGAACAACACCACCATCGACAAGACGTCGTCGTTCCTCCCCGCGGGCAACCCGCTCCCCGAGGCCGACCCGTACGGCCGGACGATCCACTTCGGCATCCGCGAGCACTCCATGGCCGCGGAGATGAACGGCATCGCCCTGCACGGCCACACGCGCATCTACGGCGGCACCTTCCTGGTGTTCTCCGACTACATGCGCAACGCGGTCCGTCTCTCGGCGCTGATGCACCTTCCGGTGACGTACGTCTGGACGCACGACTCCATCGGTCTCGGCGAGGACGGCCCGACGCACCAGCCGGTCGAGCACATCGCCTCGCTGCGCGCCATCCCGGGCCTCAACGTCGTCCGCCCCGCGGACGCCAACGAGACGGCGATCGCCTGGCGCGAGATCCTGCGCCGCGGCAAGAAGGACTTCGGCAAGAGCGCCCCGCACGGCCTCGCGCTGACCCGCCAGGGCGTTCCGACGTACGACGCCAACGAGGATGCCGCCAAGGGCGGTTACGTCCTCTTCGACGCCGACGGCGGCGAGCCGCAGGTCGTCCTGATCGGCACCGGCTCCGAGGTGCAGCTCGCCGTCGAGGCGCGCGAGCAGCTCCAGGCGGCAGGGGTTCCGACCCGGGTCGTCTCGATGCCGTGCGTCGAGTGGTTCGACGCGCAGGACCAGGGGTACCGGGACTCGGTCATCCCGCCGTCCGTCAAGGCGCGCGTCGCGGTCGAGGCCGGTATCGGTCTGACCTGGCACCGCTTCGTCGGTGACGCGGGCCGGATCGTCTCGCTGGAGCACTTCGGTGCCTCGGCCGACGCCAAGGTCCTCTTCCGCGAGTTCGGTTTCACCGCGGACGCGGTTGCCTCCGCTGCCCGGGAATCGATCGCCGCAGCCCAGCGCTGA